CAGAACTGATCAGTAGTAATCGTTTGCCCCAATCGTTCGCGTATTTGGGTATCAAACCGTTTGGTTACCAGGAAAGAAGCGTCCAAATAGCGGTTAACCAAACTTCTAGCATCCGGTGTGTTCATTCTTCATTCTCCTTCCTCCAACATATAGTTCACTTACAGAACTATTCTTCAATCAAACTATTCTATAATGAAACTATATTGCAAAGCAATACGTTTTTCCTATTTTTTTTAAACAAACGACAAAAAAACAGGACGTCCGACTCAGCTGCTTCGCCAAATCCAACATCCTGTTATGATTATGCTCTCTTTACGTTACACAGTAGTAGACAGTTACTAGTCTTCGTCTTGCTCTTCGTCTTTTTCCAGCACACAGCGGAATCGCTCCACACCCGGATACAGCTCACCCAGGCTGTACACCACAAATCCCGTATTTCGATAAAACTCTACCGCTTCCACATCGGTCTCTGCGATCAGTCTGTCGGGGTTATATTTGGCGAGCACCTGTGATATCATGCCACGACCATAATTTTTAAAACGATTCTCAGGCAGAACTGCAATATGATGAATAGTGATCTCACTCGTTCCTGTAGATTCATATCCAATCAGACCGATCAGCTGGCCTTCGTCTTCATAACCGTCCAAATGCAGCTCATCCTTATCAACATACTGTTGTAACGCACGATTCAACTGATCCGGGTCCGGAAAGACCGAGTAGGACAACAGCTCCTGCACTTCCGGCTCCTGTATGCGTGATTTTAAATCAATTAACACCCTGATTCCTCCTATTAACTTGCTTGATTCCGTTATCGTATTGTAGTCGTTAGCCATTAAAAGTTCAAGTCGTATGCCGTTTCAGCTCCGATTGGAGTGCTGACGTGATATCTTCAGGCACCTGGATTCCTGCCAAATGATATGCACTCAACAGTGCACCTCCGACTGCCGGCTCATGGCTGGTCATGTAATGAATTTCTTTTCCTCCTGGTTTATAGGCTGCCTCCAGCCCCTTTCGAACGGCCTCCACCATATAAGGCGTACTCAGACAACTTCTTGTAAGTGTCATGGACACATGCTGATCTCTAAAACACGATGCAAGCATGAGAATACCCACAACAGCCGTATCCGCTGCCGAGTCACATACTCTGACCGCAAGAGGGATATGTTCGGCCGCTGCTTTGGTGACCAAAGGAGCCATTTGACCAAATATGCGATTGAGGGCCTGTCTATTTCTGGCAAAACCTGATACCACCAGTGCAGCAAGCTCCGTTATTGAAGTTACATTCCAATAGGCTAATATCTGCTCGATCCAGGATCGGTCCAGTGAACCATAACGTCCCGCAAGGATGGAATGCACCACGTCATAAGCCAAAAAACGGGCTGCTGTTGGCGCATAGTGGCCGAACTGGTCATTGCGGAGCCAGGTTCCTTATTCCGTTTTACCCATAATCAGAGAGCCCGTGCCTCCAATAGCTACAATGCCCGGCTCACCGCCAAAGGCTGCCGTATGTGCAATATGCGTATCATTTACTGCGCTGATTCTGCCCAATATACCGGTTTGGGCGAGTAAAGCTTCAGCCCAGACTGTATCCTCTGGCTGATCCAGGCCTGCCATTCCCGCCTGAATGAAGGCAATCTGCTCCACTTCTAACCCAGCTATGCGAATGGCTTCAGCGATGCCCTCCAATACATCCTGCTCTGCATTGGCATCATGATAGCGGTTGCAACCACCTTTTTGCACATATGACAAAATCTTTCCGTTCTCATCCGCCAATGCCACCCGTGTATGGCTTCCCCCGCCATCCATCCCAATCACATATGTACTCATTCTGATCCCCCATGTTCTGGTATGATGATGTCCCCTGTCCCATGATGCTTCTCCTGATGTTTCGATCAAGCTACTCAATTAGTACGAACTGCCGGGACCCCACCCCACTATTCGATCCCGGCAGAACACTGCTACTGCTACTGCTTCTGTGCAGCGAAACGAAGCAGTTCACAACGGAACTGTGTCGGTTCGTCATATTTTTCCTCTTCGATCGTCTGTGTTACATGTTCCTGGAGCAGAATATTCCAATCCGAATAAGCCTTCTCCAGTAATGCGATAGCCTCAGCTGTGGGCAGATTCAATTCAATCAATGGCTCAATCTCCCGGCCTGTGTTGATTTCCTTTTCCTCTACACTCGTACTCATCGTGATACAATGAATGCCACCTGTACGAGTTCCCACTTGCAAACGTTCAATAGCCTCCACTAAGGCTTGTTTATTTGAAATATGTTCCAGACAAGAGCAAGCCGCAATATAATCAAAATGATTCGGCTCGATAGCGTAATGCTCAACATCGGCTTTCTCTGCTTGCACGATATGATCAACCTTATATTCTTTGGCATATTTGCGAAGTCCATCTACAGCCTCATCCAGCAAATCCACCCCGATTACTTCACTGTTCGTTTGCCCGAGGCGCTGTGCAATGGGTATCGTATGTCTGCCTACACCACATCCCAAATCGAGAACTCGCAGTTCCGTCTTATGGGCAAGTAGACGCTCAAGCATATCCATAACCATAGGCATGGGCCTTGCCATCCAGGTACCGGACGCGAATAATTCATTATTCTGATAGAAGTTGGAATGGTAACCTGCCTCTGCTTTCCGTGCAGCTTCAAATTGTTCATTTCCCATAAAAGCACCTCCATAGCTTAGAAGTTAATCGTCAATGTCCCCGAACCTGTGAACAGAATAATCGTGAGAATGACCATCACTACAAATGCCCCGGTTACGAGCAATTTACCTGTATCCTGCTTATACGTATTGTCATTAAATAACATGACGCCGCCAATGGTCATGGCTACCGGAGCAAGAAACAGTGTCAACAGAACAAGCAACACAATTGAATATCGATCCAATATTAATTCATCATTTTCAATCATGTACGGTTGCTCAGGCTGAGCCGTTTTGGTAGTAACCAGATTGCCGCAGGATTTGCATTTGAACTCATCCTCTGCCATTTTTTCATGACAATACGAACAAACTCTAGGTGTATAGGGCATCTCGCACCTCCCCTTAGGTACATCTTCTACTTAATACCCAGGATGCTTAATTGGAATCAGATGAATGATGATACTGCAGAAGAAGGCGATAGGTTTTTGGTCAAAAAGGATTCAAGCACCTCTTCATATCGGGTACGATCCACTTGAAACGCTGTTCCATGACCCGCACGAGGGATAGTCAACAATTCCTTTTCTGTCGGACATGCTTCATATAGTCTGTAAACCATTTCTGTCGGTACAAACGTATCTGCCTCACCGTGAATAAAAAGAACGGGAACTTGAACTTTGGCGAGTTGAGTTAATGCCGATGCCTCCCCAAAGAAGTAGCCCGCCTTCCATTTGGAAATAAGACTGGTAACGGGAATAAACGGAAATGCAGGCAACTTGTATAGCTGCTTGAGCTGGAAGGTTAATTCCTCCTTCACGGAGGTATAAGCACAATCCGATACGATGGCCTTCACCTGATTAGGGAGAGCTTCACCGCCTGTCATCAATACTGTAGCCCCTCCCATTGAAATTCCATGCAAGATGATCTCCGTCTCCGTGCCAACCTTGCCCTGAACCCAATGAATCCATTGAACATAATCTTTACGGTCCAGCCAGCCGAATCCGATGATGTCACCTTCGCTTTGTCCATGACCACGATCATCCGGCATCAGTATATTGTAGCCCCGTTTTTCAGCATAAAAGCGGGCAAAACCCGCCATCTCCCTGCCTTTTCCCGAATAGCCATGGGCCAGAATAACCGTCGGCTGCTGCAATCCACTGTGGGAAGGAAGCCATGTTCCATGCAGCTTTAATCCGTCATGTGATTCAATATTTACATCTTCGGTTGGCTGCGTATCAAGCCACGTCAAGTCTGATGCACTGCTGATTATTTCGTTATCCGGTTCGGGCATGAGGTTCGGATTATCGACCAGAAATGATTTTGGAGCACGCCGAATGGCGGTTTTGAAGAAGTAAAGTCCTCCTAACCATAGTAAGGCAAGAACGACTAGCACCAGAACGGCAAGGCCGTATAATAGCATGAACATTTCCCTCTCTTTCAGTCAATCTTCCACGTGAAACAAGTATGTATATTATCTATCGTTTGGCAATTTCTCCGTACACGGATGGTGATTGCCACTTCTGGATCATGTTCTTCAGAGCTTCAAGCGTGAAGGGTTTGCCCATAAAATCATTCATCCCGGCTTCGAAACATTTCTCTTTCTCTCCATCCATCACATTTCCTGTCATCGCAATAATCGGAATAGGATGCCACATCTTATCCAGCTCTATGGCTCGGATATGGCGTGTCGCCTCCAGTCCGTCCATTACTGGCATCATGTTATCCATCAGGATCATACTATATTTTTTGCTGAGAAAAGCCTCACTAGCCTCTTCCCCATTGGAAACGGCATCCACCTCGGTCATGCCTAGCTTTTTGAGCTGCATCAGCACAACCTGCCGATTGATAACGTTATCGTCTGCCAGCAAGATTGATATCGGAATGGATATATGGCCTTGCTCCTCCTGATTTTCCTTGCCGCCGCGAATCATCTGATGGGGTAACGGTTCAATCGTTCTGCGCGATGAGTTCATCTCGCCATGTTCATTAGACATCACTTGATCACTCTCCTAATCACGAATTATGCCATACTGCATTACGAAGGCTTCACTCATCCAATCGTTTCCAGCAGCTGCAACAGCCTCGACCTTATCCGTTAAATATAACCATCTATTCATTATACATGAACGACGAATGGCATACATTCATATAAAAAAACTGACCTGCGTTATTAACGCAAGTCAGTTTTCCCCTCTGCAGCGAGTCCAAGCTTTTTTAACAAACGAATCGCATCCGCCTTTTCCGAAGGTTCCAGTCCATCCACCGCATCAATGATCACCTGGTGGTGCTGAGGAAAGATTTGTGTAAACAAATGTCTTCCTTCCTCCGTCAATTCAGCGTATATGACACGCCGATCTTCCTTGGATGCTCGACGAATCAGCAGATTTTTATTCTGAAGCTTATCCACAACATACGTAATATTACCGCTGGACATTAACACTTTCTCACCGATCTTTTGCAACGCCTGCGGCCCTTTATGGTATAACAAATCAAGCACGCCAAATTCTGTCGTATTCAGTCCATGACTCTGGATATCCCGGTTGGACCTGGATGTAACGGAATTGTATGCGCGAGCGAGAACCACAAATAATTGTAAAGACAGTTCCCGATTGTCCTCGTTGTTCGGCATTTCTTAATCCTCCATCAGTTGTTTACATTTCGACCTGCGCCTGAAGATTGGTTCTGCTCCCACTCTTCGCGCAGCATTCCCATACGAATTGAATCATAATGTTTGCCATCCACGATGCGGCATTTGCGCATGCGTCCTTCCACCTGCAGTCCCGCCTTCGAAGCTGAACGCATCATTCGTTCATTGCCCGACCATGTTGTTAATCCAACCCGGGCTACGGGCAATTGCGCGAATAAGTGACTGGACCACATCTGAAGTACTCGCGTGCCGATCCCGCGCCCCCATTGGGCTGATCGATATAACACTATTCCCATTTCCAGCCACATGGATGGACGATGTTCCCAATAATAGCTGATTGTACCTACGATTCGGTCATTCAGCTCAATAATTCGAATGGAGTCCGGATCAGAGTTGCTCTCAGTTGCTTCAAGTCTTCTTAACATGCTCCGTTGGAAGTCTTCGTAGCTCTCATGTTCAAGGGCATAATATGGCGCATCCCATTGCTTCCATTCCGGTACGTCTTCACTGTAGATCAATTCATAGAGTTCAGTCAGATCCTCTTTCTCCATACATCGAAGAACAATCTCACCATCCACTAGCGGGTTTTCCCTCATCTATGCAATGACCTCACTTTCCGTTCATGAACGATGACGCTCATCGATGCTGCCATCATCCTTCGCAAGAATGACGGTGTCCGCCATGTCAATAAACAATCCATTATCGACAACACCTGGGAGCATGTTTAACTGAACGTTAAGCTCCGCTGCATGTTCTATGGCTTCCATGCGGCAATCCGCAATGAGGTTTCCATTATCCGTAAGATAACGTTGATCCCCGTCCATGCGCCATTCCGGTTGACACCCGAGTTTCTCCAGCGCCTGGAAGGTCCATTCAGATGCAAAAGGAACCACTTCAACCGGCAACGGGAATTTTCCAAGCTTTTGTACGGCTTTGCTGCCATCAGCCACAATAATCAGTTTGTCGCTGTTTGCAGCGACAATTTTCTCGCGCAAAAGCGCACCGCCGCCACCTTTGATCAGGTTAAACTCAGGATCAACTTCATCTGCACCATCAATGGTCAGATCCAGACGTCCAATTTGATCAAATGGAACGATCGGAATTCCCCACTCTTTGGCGAGCTTGTCCGATGCTTTCGAAGTAGCTACAGCCTGAATGTTTAACCCTTCTCGTACCCGCTCACCAATTCGACAAATAGCGTAATACGCCGTTGACCCTGTACCCAATCCAACCTTCATTCCATCTTGAACATATTCTGCCGCGCGCTCAGCTGCTATCTGTTTAAGATTCATCTATAAACCCCCGCCTGCTCATGATTTGAGAAATGCATACTGTAGTTATTATAGATAAAACCGCTTCCGATGTATATCTGTGCATGACGTATTGAACTGGGAAACTTGGCCTGTTTCTCTGCTTCACATGTGTCGTTGATCCTTCTTATGTAAATTCTTGGTTAGATTCTCCTCCCTGATATCTTATTGGTGTGGCAGAAGAAAGTCCGTTTTCTGTCATTTTCACTATTTTTTCAATGTTTAAGGATGTTTTTTGACCCACCATGTTATAGAATACAGAATGAAACTAAAAAATGGGAATTATTTTAAATAAACAGTTCTAAATACCTACATCTCACTTCCATATGTCCATAAATACGTAAAATATTAAAAAAGTTTTAACAAAACTATTCAATTTGACGACATTTTATACGACATATTAAGTATAGATGTGTTTTAATAATTAGACACCTATAGGTATCTAGGTAAAAATATCTCTACATAGCGACCAGGAACCCAAGACCATGGTCGCACATTTTACCTTTGGAGGGGATAAGGAAATGACTTAATTTACATCATGAAGACAGCAGCATATTATCAATTCAAAGAAGATCAGGAGTGGACTTTAGTGAAATCATTAAGTTGGAAAAGCATGTCTTTTTTCTCCAAAAATCTGTTACTCTCATTTACTAACATTATTATTATTGGCGTGGCACTTATTGCCAGCAGCTATTACTTTCAAAAAACGATTCTCGTTGACCAGCTACATGGTCAAGTAGAACAAATCACCAAAAAATGGGCAGAGGGCATTGATTCCACCGAAGTACAGGCTGCTATTACAGAAGCCAATTATGATGGAAAAGCACAAACCAAATTGCGTGCCTATTTCGATGAAATGCAGCAATATTATCCCAACATTGCACAAGCCTACATCTTTGGTGTCGAGCTGGGTGGAGATAACAAGCGTTTAACTTCCCTTGTTGCCATGCCAACCAATCTGAAGGAAGCCTTCCAGAGTGAAAATGTAAAAATCGGCGACATGTATGAACAGCCCGTCGTTGTAGCAAATGCACTGAAAGAAATGCTGAATACGGATCGCCCGACGTTCACCACATTTTATTCCGACGATTTCGGTACATGGACAACCATTGCTTACCCGATCAAGGATAGCAACGGCAAGATTTACTCTTACTTTGCAGTCGATGCAGACGCATCAGCAGTACCTGCCGGACTGAACAAATTGCTCAAGAACGGAATTATCATTCTGATAGCGTTCCTGCTGTTATTCCTGATTATCCAATATCTTGTTGTCAAAAACACGCTTTCCCCTATTCGTCACCTGATCAAAGGGATTGATGACGTAAGTCGGGGTAATTTGAATGTCAAAATTCCGACAGGCAAAGACGATCTGGGCATTGTGAACGAAAAGTTCAATACCATGGTACGCAAGATCAACGACACCATCGTCAAAGTGCAAATCACTTCGCAAGAAGTTAACGAGTCTGCCAAGGAGCTGTATGAAGTCTCCGAGAGAAACAGCGAGAATGCTGATTCTATCAATAACAACGTTACTCAGATTACATCCAACATTCGTGCACAGGAACAGGCAACCCGGGACAGTGCCCGTGCGATGTCCGAGATGGCTATCGTCATTCAGACTATTGCCAGCAGTTCAGCTAGTGTAGCTGACGAGGCATATGAGATGGAACGCCGTTCTCAACAAGGAAACACTGTGGTTCGTCAGGTGTCAGAGCAGATGAATCTGATTACGGAATCTGTTAAAAACACTGCTTCAGCCATTCAGGTTCTGGAGAGCCGTTCTCAGGAAATTGGCGATATTCTGAATATCATTTCAGGTATTTCCAGCCAGACCAACTTACTTGCACTCAACGCCTCCATTGAAGCGGCACGTGTTGGTGAAGAAGGCCGAGGATTCGCGGTTGTAGCAGGTGAAGTACGTAAACTTGCTGAGCAGTCGGAACAATCCACGAGCCAGGTTGCTGTACTGATCCAGGAGATTCAGGCTGAAATCAGACAAGCCGTTCGTGCGATGGAACAAGGAACGTCTGAAGTGGATACCGGGCTCAGCGTAGCTGATCAAACCGGTCAATTGTTCGAAGAAATTTTGGAAGCTGCCAAGAAAGTATCGAATCAGATTCAGGAAGTGTCCAGCGCTACAGAAGAAATTTCTGCAGGTACAGAAGAAATGACCGCAACTGCGGATGATTTGTCTGCCAGTGTGAGTAAAACAGCTGAAAACAGTGAACGGATTTCTTCATCCGTTGATGAACAAAAAGCGTCTCTGATTACGCTTGTTGATTCCTCTACCCGTTTGAACAGCATGTCCGAGGAACTGCAAGAACTGATTTCGCATTTTAATGTAAGCAAACTATAATTCAACCCACATCTTGAACGGTTTGAACCAAGGAGGAACAACTGAAGTGGTCGAAAATCAATCATCATCTCCCCAAACAGTGGAATCTGGCCTGCCGGTTCTTCAGATTCCACTGGATTTTGGGCGCCGTCAACAATCATTTAAATACGAGTCTGCTCATATCTCACTGGAATCGTCCCTGAGTCGGGAACTAAAACAAAAATTCGGCTCAGAAGGCATGTATCCAGCATTATTGTCTGCCTACGCAGCATTGTTGTTCCGTTTATCAGCCGAGCAGGAACTTGCCATTGGCACACTGGCTCCCGATCAGGCAGCTTCCCATGTGTTATTGCAGATTCAAGGCAAGTTAACCTTTAACGAGCTGATTCATCAGATTTCAGATCAACTCCAGCAGCATTACACGCCCCAAACCGGAGGCAATCCGGAAACGCTGTTCATGTTTAACAGTGTACAGCTGCCTAAAGCTCCTCAAATGTTAAATTGGAATGTTCGTGATGATCAGGATATGCTCACACTGGATCTGTTCTATGACAGTTCACTTCTTCATGAAGCTACGATCACAAGATATGCAGAGTATTATCAGACTCTTCTTCTGGCTATGCTGCGTGACAAGGACAAAGCCATCGGTACAGTGGACATTTTATCCGCTTCAGATCGACTGCTATACCGGGAAATGAATGATACCACCGTTCTCGAACCGGAGCATCAGACCATTCATGGCTGGTTCGAAGCAACAGCAGCAGAATATCCGGAATCGCCAGCAATTACTTCATCAACTGGTCGATACACCTATAGAGAACTGAACGAACGTGCCAATCAGGTTGCCCGTGTGCTGTTATCCAATGGTTTGCAAAAAGGAGAATTCGTCAGCATCTTTATGGAGCGGAGTTTGGAAACGATTATTTCTTTGCTCGGTATTCTCAAAGCTGGCGGAGTATATGTTCCTGTTGATCCTGAGCATCCACAAGAACGCAACAGTTATATTGTCGAAGATACAGCTTCATCATTTGTCCTGACCAAAGAATCCTCTTTACCTGAAGCTTCACGTTTATTCTCAGGAATTACTACCGTTCGCCAAATCCTGGCCGTGGATGGACGCCTTGCCGGATTTGCAGCAAGCAACCCCAACCTGGATATTCAGCCAGACGACCTGGCGTATATCATCTATACCTCGGGATCTACCGGCAAACCGAAAGGTGCACTTATTGCCCATCGGGGTGTTGCCAATCTCGGTAGTGTGGTGCAAAGGGATTGCGATATTCAACCAGGTGACGTATTAACCCAGTTTGCTACATACAGCTTCGATGCATCAGTGTGGGATACGATTGGCGCCTTGTTCTACGGAGCAGAACTGTACCTGTTGTCGGCGGAAGAACGTGTATCCGTCGAGGAATTTGCGAGTGCAATTGAGCGCACAGGCACAACCATTATTACGATACTGCCAACCATCTTTTTCAACCAGCTTGCTTCCTTCCTGTCTGAAGAAGGCTTCCACAAGCTGGCCAAAGTCAAAATCATTACGGTGGCTGGTGAAGCACTCTATGGTGAGCAGGTTCGTGCCTTCCAGCGCAAGTTCGGCAACCAGATTGATATCGTCAATGTATACGGACCTACGGAATGTACGGTAGCGACAGCGACCCACCGAATTAGTGAGCAAGTTCCAGAAAGTGTCGTTAACATTCCAATCGGCAGACCGATTCATAACTATAAAGTGTATATCGTCAATGAAGAACAGCAGTTATGCCCGGTAGGCGTTCCTGGAGAGGTATATATAGCAACACCCGCTTTGGCCAAAGGTTATCTGAACCAGCCTGAGCGTACAGCGCAGGCATTCATTGATAATCCATTTGCTATCGATGAGAAAATCTATAAATCTGGCGATATTGCCAAAATGCTCGATAATGGATTGCTGGAGTATGTCGGACGCAGTGACTCCCAGTTAAAAATCCGGGGTCACCGGATTGAGATTGGAGAGATCGAGGATCATTTTGCGCGTCTGGATCAGGTTCAGGATGTTGCCGTGATTCCGAAGAAGGAATCGGATGGTCAAAACATGCTCGTAGGGTACTTTACATCCAAGGATGGCAGTACGCTTTCCGTTGCAGACATTAAAGCCGAGCTAACGGTTAAGCTTCCTTCCTATTTTGTACCGAAATGGATTTGTCAGCTGGATGAAATGCCGATCGCACCGACAGGCAAAATCAATCGTAAAGCGATGGTATCTCTGCCTCACGTAGAGCGTCATGAAGATCGACCTTATCGGGTACTGCCGGAGACGGAAACCGAAGCGATTATTCTGGAATCCTGGAAAGAAATTCTTCAACACGATGACTTTGGTGTGGAGGACAGCTTCTTCGCCATTGGTGGTGATTCTCTACGTGTCATCCATGTATTGGTCATTCTGAAGCCGCATTATCCACAGCTGAAAATTGCTGACTTTTTTGCCGAGAAAACGATTCGTGCCTTGGCACAACGTGTGGAGACGCTGGCTCAAGCTACAGAAGAAACTTCCCACTCCTCAGTAAATGACGGCGTGATCACCCAATTGTCAGAACATCCTGTAGAGCTGAGAACCCAGATTGGATATCCGGATATTCTGAATCCCGAGCATGTGCTCCTAACTGGGGCTACCGGATATCTTGGATCCCATGTGCTGCAACAGTTGATTCTAACTTCGAATACACGCATCTATACTCTTGTTCGCCGCCCCACAGACGGAAGTTCTGCGATGGAACGACTGAGCAGCGTCATGAAAGGTTACTTTGGACCGGAACTGCTACCTCTCCTCGCATCCCGCGTCGAGATTATCGAAGGCGATCTGGAACAACCGAATCTTGGTCTTTCAGCAGAGCAGACAACATACGTGCAAGAACGAATTGACCGTGTGATACACTGTGCCGCCGACGTACGACATTTCGGGGATGCAGCACAATTCGCCAAAACCAATGTAGATGGTACCATTGCCTTGCTTAAGCTTGTTCGCAGCAAACCGGGTGCCTCCTTCCACCATGTATCCACGATGGGAATACCGGAAGATCTTGCACTCAGTGGACAGTGGGAATCCTCATTGCAATATGATCGCTTCCCAGCGGATCTGCATGTGGACAACCTGTACTCGGACAGTAAACTTGAAGCAGAGAAGGTGCTTATGCTTGCTGCCGAAGAGGGTGTACCTGTGAGCATCTATCGTGCAGGTAATCTGACCTGTCATTCCGAGACAGGACGTTTCCAGTCTAATATCGATAGCAACGCCTTTTATCGTATGATTAAAGCAATGTTATTGCTGGGCAAAGCTCCGGCAGCCGACTGGATGGTTGATTTTACACCTATTGATTATGCAAGCCAGGCGATTGTACATCTGGCATTACGCCAGGACACAGCAGGACGGGTATTCCATATCTGTAATCCGGAGCCAATCAGCTACGATGATCTGATTCGTTCTGTGAATCGGGCCGGTTATGAAGTGGAAACTCTGCCTTTTGCAGAGTACACCAACTGGTTGTTCGATGGCAGTGTCAGCAAGGACCCTGAGGCGCTTCAACTGGCTATCGCCCAGCTTGAAGGAGACGGTGCCAAGGATTCTGCATACGTGTATGCCTCACCTGTAACAACTGCTTATGTGGAACCAGCCGGCATCACATGCGCCAAAACCGATGATCGTTTCATCTCAAAAATGCTCGAACATGCCATCGAGATTGGTTATTTCCCTAAGGCCGTCCGACCGCAGTTTGGCACTTCTCCAAAGATGGAATAAATCCAAAACAGTAAATGCATATTGTGCATCCATTGATGCATACAAAGAAAGCCACCTCAACGTCAGTGATGACGGATAAGGTGGCTTTTTTCCTTCAGGAAGACTTTTTAAATCCAGCGGATCAAGGCAATGACAGCCAAATGTGCAGGATAAAAATAACGCCAAATCCAACGCGGACCTTTCAGACGGAACCCTGCGTTATAATACTGGGCAATGGCAATGCCTGCGGTAGCAATTACGCTGTACATCTGAATAGAGCTGCTGTGCAGATAAATGTATAAAACATTTAAGAGCAAATGAGCCATTACCAGTACAGGACCCTGGAAGTAACGGAACAGCAATACAAGCAGTAATCCATACATACCATAATCCATATGGGTCATCTCCATGACCACACCAGCCACGATCACAATTGGAATTCCCAGCAAACGGACCGGAAGTTTATCGAGCACAAGCAATACGAGCAGGGCAGACCATAATGTCCATACCACATTCAGCGAAAAATGATTAAAAGCCGCCATAAAAGGTAATTGAGAGATCACTGCTATCCAGAATAACCGCCATATGTATTTTTGTACGTTGCGAGTATGTTTATAACCGATATACACGGCAAAAGCATAGATTGGAAAAGCAATCCGGCCAATGATTCGTAGCTCCCCCACTTGGGGGTAAAAGATGGCTCCGATATGATCGATCAACATCGTGATCATGGCTATCCATTGCATCATTTTGTGCTAATCCCTCCTGCTTATCCTGAACTTTGGGGTTCTCCAAGTCTTTCTTATATCTGAAGTTCATAATACATGAACTTGGTGTCCAGCGTATAGCCTTCCGACTCATATAATACCTGAGCCTTCTTGTTGCTTATTGCCGTAGAGAGCGCTATGCGCACAGCTCCACTCTCTTTCCCCAATAGTCGTGCAGCTTGCAGCAGCTTACGTGCAATTCCTCGCTGCCGATGATCCGCATGCACGTACAGATCATTAAGTACCCAAATTGGCCTCATGGACACTGAGCTAAAGCTGGGATACAGCTGTACAAATCCACCAAACTCAGCCGATAAAGGCTTATCCGTCAAGCTGCAATCACCTGCTTTTTCTGCATCCACTTCCGATTCTGCAATCAAAATAACAGATTCACTGCGTTCCATACGTTCTCTGATATATGCTCTCGCTCCGTTTAGATCTGTAAGCTGATCGTAAAACATCCTATATTCATT
Above is a window of Paenibacillus sp. E222 DNA encoding:
- a CDS encoding non-ribosomal peptide synthetase, giving the protein MVENQSSSPQTVESGLPVLQIPLDFGRRQQSFKYESAHISLESSLSRELKQKFGSEGMYPALLSAYAALLFRLSAEQELAIGTLAPDQAASHVLLQIQGKLTFNELIHQISDQLQQHYTPQTGGNPETLFMFNSVQLPKAPQMLNWNVRDDQDMLTLDLFYDSSLLHEATITRYAEYYQTLLLAMLRDKDKAIGTVDILSASDRLLYREMNDTTVLEPEHQTIHGWFEATAAEYPESPAITSSTGRYTYRELNERANQVARVLLSNGLQKGEFVSIFMERSLETIISLLGILKAGGVYVPVDPEHPQERNSYIVEDTASSFVLTKESSLPEASRLFSGITTVRQILAVDGRLAGFAASNPNLDIQPDDLAYIIYTSGSTGKPKGALIAHRGVANLGSVVQRDCDIQPGDVLTQFATYSFDASVWDTIGALFYGAELYLLSAEERVSVEEFASAIERTGTTIITILPTIFFNQLASFLSEEGFHKLAKVKIITVAGEALYGEQVRAFQRKFGNQIDIVNVYGPTECTVATATHRISEQVPESVVNIPIGRPIHNYKVYIVNEEQQLCPVGVPGEVYIATPALAKGYLNQPERTAQAFIDNPFAIDEKIYKSGDIAKMLDNGLLEYVGRSDSQLKIRGHRIEIGEIEDHFARLDQVQDVAVIPKKESDGQNMLVGYFTSKDGSTLSVADIKAELTVKLPSYFVPKWICQLDEMPIAPTGKINRKAMVSLPHVERHEDRPYRVLPETETEAIILESWKEILQHDDFGVEDSFFAIGGDSLRVIHVLVILKPHYPQLKIADFFAEKTIRALAQRVETLAQATEETSHSSVNDGVITQLSEHPVELRTQIGYPDILNPEHVLLTGATGYLGSHVLQQLILTSNTRIYTLVRRPTDGSSAMERLSSVMKGYFGPELLPLLASRVEIIEGDLEQPNLGLSAEQTTYVQERIDRVIHCAADVRHFGDAAQFAKTNVDGTIALLKLVRSKPGASFHHVSTMGIPEDLALSGQWESSLQYDRFPADLHVDNLYSDSKLEAEKVLMLAAEEGVPVSIYRAGNLTCHSETGRFQSNIDSNAFYRMIKAMLLLGKAPAADWMVDFTPIDYASQAIVHLALRQDTAGRVFHICNPEPISYDDLIRSVNRAGYEVETLPFAEYTNWLFDGSVSKDPEALQLAIAQLEGDGAKDSAYVYASPVTTAYVEPAGITCAKTDDRFISKMLEHAIEIGYFPKAVRPQFGTSPKME
- a CDS encoding methyl-accepting chemotaxis protein yields the protein MSFFSKNLLLSFTNIIIIGVALIASSYYFQKTILVDQLHGQVEQITKKWAEGIDSTEVQAAITEANYDGKAQTKLRAYFDEMQQYYPNIAQAYIFGVELGGDNKRLTSLVAMPTNLKEAFQSENVKIGDMYEQPVVVANALKEMLNTDRPTFTTFYSDDFGTWTTIAYPIKDSNGKIYSYFAVDADASAVPAGLNKLLKNGIIILIAFLLLFLIIQYLVVKNTLSPIRHLIKGIDDVSRGNLNVKIPTGKDDLGIVNEKFNTMVRKINDTIVKVQITSQEVNESAKELYEVSERNSENADSINNNVTQITSNIRAQEQATRDSARAMSEMAIVIQTIASSSASVADEAYEMERRSQQGNTVVRQVSEQMNLITESVKNTASAIQVLESRSQEIGDILNIISGISSQTNLLALNASIEAARVGEEGRGFAVVAGEVRKLAEQSEQSTSQVAVLIQEIQAEIRQAVRAMEQGTSEVDTGLSVADQTGQLFEEILEAAKKVSNQIQEVSSATEEISAGTEEMTATADDLSASVSKTAENSERISSSVDEQKASLITLVDSSTRLNSMSEELQELISHFNVSKL
- a CDS encoding TraX family protein, which encodes MMQWIAMITMLIDHIGAIFYPQVGELRIIGRIAFPIYAFAVYIGYKHTRNVQKYIWRLFWIAVISQLPFMAAFNHFSLNVVWTLWSALLVLLVLDKLPVRLLGIPIVIVAGVVMEMTHMDYGMYGLLLVLLFRYFQGPVLVMAHLLLNVLYIYLHSSSIQMYSVIATAGIAIAQYYNAGFRLKGPRWIWRYFYPAHLAVIALIRWI